The following DNA comes from Epinephelus moara isolate mb chromosome 2, YSFRI_EMoa_1.0, whole genome shotgun sequence.
CTTCACATGTCACTGAACCATATTGTGTATTGTAATAATTATCTTAAGCACACGTAATGTACAGATACGCATGTAAAGACTAAAGTTGGACCTGTTAGCAGCAACACTATCTTAAAATCAACAACAGTAAATGCAGTATTTGTCTTTTACCCCCTAACACAATAAATAGTTCCTCTCAGGGCCTTTTACTTGATCTGGTTAAAGTCTGATGCAGATTTTAGTGACATGTCCTCAATTGAAAACCTGTGTGGCTGATGTAGAAAGGATATGATAAGACCAAAAATATATGATACACAAGGCAACTTTATAGTGTAGACCATGCATTTCTTACAAATAACTAATAATTTTGTGCAAGGTTTGCTACAGTGATCAAAtaagaaagaaatacaaaaagaagcacatttaaataaagtgtttctATAAAATTTTcaaagaaaacagcaaaatgtCTATTAACAGGtaaaatgtaaacaatttaCTACAAAAATATAAGGAAATAGTTAAGTCTTATTTtaatcaaatacatttttatctacatttgattattaatttattgCTTTAAACCCAGTTTCTGATTGAACAAGCTGCATTTTGAGCTGTGATTCATGCAAATAAATGATGGAAAATGATTATACCATGATGTAATTTATGCAccacttttatttaatttatttgtatttatttcatgtgGATGTTTGGGGTTTATCATTTGCTcactgacaaagaaaaggaaaaaaagttgaatgCATTACTGAGTTTAGAGTTAGTGCGACACCTGCAGGTGGATTTTCTGTACAGCAACCAAACTACCATTTTAAAGCTCCACTATAAAGACAATTTGTCATCAGAGTGACTTCATTGGTGTGATGAATCTCATTAAAAAGGTAAATAAGACAGAGCAAACTGTAAATTACTGCTGTACAGggtatatattattataatgtaTATGTTCAAGAGGGGTCAGGGACATCTGGCTTATGGGTTGTATGTGGCCTGTGAGACTGTTTGATCCAGCCCACCAGGCAATTACCTTTTTTCTGtgataaaagaaaataacatgAAATAGCAGACAAACACATCCTTCTCGGTGGTCCCTTCCACTGTGCGCCTGTGAATTTTGTATATGTCTATGCATTCAAACAACAGTTTTGCACCAAGAAACGGCACTCTGGTTTGTGCATGGAAATATCAGTGCGCTAATTTGCAAGAAGGGCATCAAAGATATGGTGTCTTTTGTGATTCATGGTTTTTAAATATCTGTAATAGAGTCTAATCACAGTGGATTAGAGAAGGCTGATAGTATTAGCTTGCCTGCAACTTGTCCTGCAGCTTGCCTCTGACACCAGGTTTGATTTTGTCTGAGCAGCAGGGGAACGTTTTCTTGATGCAGCCCCTGAGACTCTGATCTCTAAAGCCGTAGATGAGCGGACTGAGAAAGCGTGGAGTAAGGATGAAacagaaaaagttaaaaaaggCAATGTCCCCTGGCAACCAGTTGGCATGCAGCACTATGAGAGTTTCAGTGATCGGATAAGTGAAGGCCAACACGCATAGCAGCAGCTGAAAGCCGTGTAGCAGCACAGTGTGCATGGCTTTGTTCACAGACACTTTATCTTGTCTCATTTTCCTGGTTTCCAGCAGGATTCTCACATATGTAAAGATGATGACAACAGCTACTACTGCAAAGAAGAGAATATTTTCAGCAGCACGGAACATATCCTGGATTGGAGATGAGTTGACGATGCTAGATTTGCAATACACAGGGGTAGAGAGGATATCCAAAGCAGGATCAATCTCCCCGATGGAGTAGTGAATCACAGGGAAGATACAGCTGATGAGCCACAGGGACAGAATAATGATCCAGATACGGTCTGAGCGCCAGGCGGCTGGGCGCTGCAGGGGATAGAAGATGGCAACATAACGCTCCAGTGACATTGTGGCAAGAATCAAAGGTGTGTTCTGGAAAGTGGCActtgaaacaaacaacagaggaaCACATAGGACAAAAGCAAATTTTACCCTGCCCATGGCAAAAAGAAAGAGCAACACAGAGAACAAGAGCTGGACAGTGTCATTGATCAGCATGTAGGCAAACAGGATGTAACGTGATGTGTCCAGGAACTGCCTGTGAGATGCAAAGATGTGCAGCATGACAATAATGCAGCAGAAGAAGAGGCAGAAGGAGGGGACCACCACACACATCTTGATGATCACAGACAGGCTTCTGCTGGAAGTTGCATTGCCTGGATATTCAGTCAGATTCTGCATTTTGCAGCTATGCACTG
Coding sequences within:
- the LOC126401812 gene encoding odorant receptor 131-2-like, yielding MQNLTEYPGNATSSRSLSVIIKMCVVVPSFCLFFCCIIVMLHIFASHRQFLDTSRYILFAYMLINDTVQLLFSVLLFLFAMGRVKFAFVLCVPLLFVSSATFQNTPLILATMSLERYVAIFYPLQRPAAWRSDRIWIIILSLWLISCIFPVIHYSIGEIDPALDILSTPVYCKSSIVNSSPIQDMFRAAENILFFAVVAVVIIFTYVRILLETRKMRQDKVSVNKAMHTVLLHGFQLLLCVLAFTYPITETLIVLHANWLPGDIAFFNFFCFILTPRFLSPLIYGFRDQSLRGCIKKTFPCCSDKIKPGVRGKLQDKLQAS